Proteins from a genomic interval of Solea solea chromosome 10, fSolSol10.1, whole genome shotgun sequence:
- the LOC131467241 gene encoding CSC1-like protein 2 isoform X2, translated as MHSEAPERYERLTSVSSSLDFDQRDNGFCSWLTAIFRIKDEEIREKCGEDAIHYLSFQRHIIGLLVVVGVLSVGIVLPVNLSGDLLENNAYSFGRTTIANLKSETKLLWIHTTFAYMYLLLTVYSMRRHTSKMHYKEDDLVKRTLFINGISKYAEETQIKEHFEQAYENCTVLEARICYNVAKLMALNAERKKTERSKKFFTDLMSKEHVPTMINPKPCGHLCCCTITGCEEEEAVSFYTKREAKLKEEYRKEKEKVHTKPLGMAFVTFQNEAMTASILKDFNACQVQGCRCRQEPRSSQFSEVLHVHSWSVSYAPDPQNVRWEHLSLGGVRWWIRCFIINCILFILLFFLTTPAIIISTMDKFNVTKPVEYLNNPIVTQFFPTLLLWAFSALLPTIVYYSAFFEAHWTRSGENRTTMHKCYTFLIFMVLLLPSLGLSSLDVFFRWLFDRKFLADGTLRFECVFLPDNGAFFVNYVIASAFIGNAMDLLRIPGLLMYMIRLCLARSAADRRNVKRHQAYEFQFGAAYAWIMNVFTVVMAYSITCPIIVPFGLMYMLLKHLVDRYNMYYAYLPSKLDKKIHSSAVTQVVAAPILCLFWLLFFSTVRTGFKTPYSMFTLVVLIVTIVVCLSHVCFGYFKYLSAHNYKIDTKDSDVDTVENGRPTRPSSSPSTKSQQQQQMYIAQVLQDPNSDEPGSGGEDDCASSQDDEMLNGGTGINEADFQSGEDSLIANEVHQ; from the exons ATGCATTCAGAGGCTCCTGAGCGTTACGAGCGTCTGACGTCCGTGTCCAGCTCACTGGACTTTGACCAGAGAGACAac GGCTTCTGCTCGTGGCTGACGGccattttcagaataaa GGATGAAGAGATCAGAGAGAAATGTGGCGAGGACGCCATCCACTACCTGTCCTTCCAGCGCCATATCATCGGCCTGCTCGTGGTCGTCGGTGTCCTCTCTGTTGGAATCGTCCTCCCCGTCAACCTCTCTGGAGACCTGCTGG aAAACAACGCCTACAGCTTTGGACGAACGACGATCGCTAACCTGAAGTCTGA gaCTAAACTGTTGTGGATCCACACCACGTTCGCCTACATGTATCTGCTGCTCACTGTCTACAGCATGAGGAGACACACGTCCAAGATGCACTACAAAGAGGATGACCTG GTGAAACGAACTTTATTCATCAACGGAATCTCCAAATACGCCGAGGAGACACAGATCAAAGAGCACTTTGA ACAGGCCTATGAGAACTGCACGGTGCTGGAGGCGAGAATCTGTTATAACGTGGCCAAACTCATGGCTCTCAATGCTGAGAG gaagAAGACAGAGCGTAGTAAGAAGTTCTTCACTGACCTGATGTCAAAGGAACACGTTCCCACGATGATCAACCCCAAACCCTGTGGACATCTTTGCTGCTGCACCATCACTGGCTGTGAGGAG GAGGAGGCGGTCAGCTTCTACACTAAGAGAGAGGCGAAGCTCAAGGAGGAGTacaggaaggagaaggagaaggttCACACCAAACCTCTGGGCATGGCCTTTGTCACCTTCCAGAATGAGGCAATGACTGCTAG TATTCTGAAGGACTTTAACGCGTGTCAGGTTCAGGGTTGTCGCTGTCGCCAGGAGCCACGTTCCTCTCAGTTCAGCGAGGTTCTTCACGTCCACAGCTGGAGCGTTTCTTACGCGCCCGACCCACAGAACGTCCGCTG GGAGCATCTGTCCCTGGGCGGAGTCAGGTGGTGGATCCGCTGCTTTATCATCAACTGCATCCTCTTCATtctgctcttcttcctcaccACACCTGccatcatcatctccaccatGGACAAGTTCAACGTCACCAAACCTGTGGAGTATCTGAAC AATCCCATTGTCACTCAGTTCTTCCCGACTCTGCTGCTCTGGGCCTTTTCTGCTCTGCTGCCGACCATCGTCTATTACTCCGCCTTCTTTGAGGCTCACTGGACCAG GTCAGGAGAAAACAGGACAACGATGCATAAATGTTACACCTTCTTGATCTtcatggtgctgctgctgccgtcgcTGGGACTGAGCAG tctggACGTTTTCTTCCGCTGGCTCTTTGACAGGAAGTTCCTGGCTGATGGGACACTCAGATTTGA GTGCGTCTTCCTACCAGATAACGGAGCTTTCTTTGTCAACTACGTCATCGCGTCAGCGTTCATCGGGAACGCCATGGACCTGCTGCGGATTCCCGGTCTGCTCATGTACATGATCCGTCTGTGCCTGGCTCGCTCAGCCGCAGACCGCCGCAACGTCAAGAGg CACCAGGCCTACGAGTTCCAGTTTGGAGCAGCATACGCTTGGATCATGAACGTGTTCACAGTGGTGATGGCGTACAGCATCACCTGTCCCATCATCGTCCCCTTCG GTCTGATGTACATGCTGCTCAAACACCTGGTGGACAGATACAACATGTACTACGCTTATCTGCCGTCCAAACTGGACAAGAAGATCCACTCCAGCGCTGTCACTCAGGTGGTGGCTGCACCGATCCTCTGCCTCTTCTGGTTGCTGTTCTTCTCCACCGTCCGCACAG GTTTCAAGACGCCGTActcgatgttcactctggtggTTCTGATCGTGACCATCGTGGTCTGTCTGTCCCACGTCTGCTTCGGATACTTCAAGTACCTCAGCGCTCACAACTACAAG ATTGATACAAAGGACAGTGACGTGGACACGGTGGAGAACGGACGTCCGACTCGTCCCTCGTCCTCACCCTCCACCAAGTCTCAG cagcagcagcagatgtacATCGCTCAGGTTCTCCAGGACCCAAACTCCGACGAGCCGGGCAGTGGCGGCGAGGACGACTGCGCGTCGTCTCAGGACGACGAGATGCTGAACGGAGGGACCGGCATCAACGAGGCGGATTTCCAGTCAGGGGAGGACAGTCTGATCGCCAACGAGGTCCACCAGTAG
- the LOC131467241 gene encoding CSC1-like protein 2 isoform X1, whose product MATLSNSQACGGLDNCSFHSKSTEYCYSARIRSTVLQGLPFGGVPTVLALDFMCFLVLLFVFSILRKVAWDYGRLALVTDADSVGSAMHSEAPERYERLTSVSSSLDFDQRDNGFCSWLTAIFRIKDEEIREKCGEDAIHYLSFQRHIIGLLVVVGVLSVGIVLPVNLSGDLLENNAYSFGRTTIANLKSETKLLWIHTTFAYMYLLLTVYSMRRHTSKMHYKEDDLVKRTLFINGISKYAEETQIKEHFEQAYENCTVLEARICYNVAKLMALNAERKKTERSKKFFTDLMSKEHVPTMINPKPCGHLCCCTITGCEEEEAVSFYTKREAKLKEEYRKEKEKVHTKPLGMAFVTFQNEAMTASILKDFNACQVQGCRCRQEPRSSQFSEVLHVHSWSVSYAPDPQNVRWEHLSLGGVRWWIRCFIINCILFILLFFLTTPAIIISTMDKFNVTKPVEYLNNPIVTQFFPTLLLWAFSALLPTIVYYSAFFEAHWTRSGENRTTMHKCYTFLIFMVLLLPSLGLSSLDVFFRWLFDRKFLADGTLRFECVFLPDNGAFFVNYVIASAFIGNAMDLLRIPGLLMYMIRLCLARSAADRRNVKRHQAYEFQFGAAYAWIMNVFTVVMAYSITCPIIVPFGLMYMLLKHLVDRYNMYYAYLPSKLDKKIHSSAVTQVVAAPILCLFWLLFFSTVRTGFKTPYSMFTLVVLIVTIVVCLSHVCFGYFKYLSAHNYKIDTKDSDVDTVENGRPTRPSSSPSTKSQQQQQMYIAQVLQDPNSDEPGSGGEDDCASSQDDEMLNGGTGINEADFQSGEDSLIANEVHQ is encoded by the exons GTGTTGCTCTTTGTCTTTTCCATTCTGCGTAAAGTAGCGTGGGATTATGGACGTTTGGCTCTTGTCACCGACGcagacag TGTTGGATCAGCGATGCATTCAGAGGCTCCTGAGCGTTACGAGCGTCTGACGTCCGTGTCCAGCTCACTGGACTTTGACCAGAGAGACAac GGCTTCTGCTCGTGGCTGACGGccattttcagaataaa GGATGAAGAGATCAGAGAGAAATGTGGCGAGGACGCCATCCACTACCTGTCCTTCCAGCGCCATATCATCGGCCTGCTCGTGGTCGTCGGTGTCCTCTCTGTTGGAATCGTCCTCCCCGTCAACCTCTCTGGAGACCTGCTGG aAAACAACGCCTACAGCTTTGGACGAACGACGATCGCTAACCTGAAGTCTGA gaCTAAACTGTTGTGGATCCACACCACGTTCGCCTACATGTATCTGCTGCTCACTGTCTACAGCATGAGGAGACACACGTCCAAGATGCACTACAAAGAGGATGACCTG GTGAAACGAACTTTATTCATCAACGGAATCTCCAAATACGCCGAGGAGACACAGATCAAAGAGCACTTTGA ACAGGCCTATGAGAACTGCACGGTGCTGGAGGCGAGAATCTGTTATAACGTGGCCAAACTCATGGCTCTCAATGCTGAGAG gaagAAGACAGAGCGTAGTAAGAAGTTCTTCACTGACCTGATGTCAAAGGAACACGTTCCCACGATGATCAACCCCAAACCCTGTGGACATCTTTGCTGCTGCACCATCACTGGCTGTGAGGAG GAGGAGGCGGTCAGCTTCTACACTAAGAGAGAGGCGAAGCTCAAGGAGGAGTacaggaaggagaaggagaaggttCACACCAAACCTCTGGGCATGGCCTTTGTCACCTTCCAGAATGAGGCAATGACTGCTAG TATTCTGAAGGACTTTAACGCGTGTCAGGTTCAGGGTTGTCGCTGTCGCCAGGAGCCACGTTCCTCTCAGTTCAGCGAGGTTCTTCACGTCCACAGCTGGAGCGTTTCTTACGCGCCCGACCCACAGAACGTCCGCTG GGAGCATCTGTCCCTGGGCGGAGTCAGGTGGTGGATCCGCTGCTTTATCATCAACTGCATCCTCTTCATtctgctcttcttcctcaccACACCTGccatcatcatctccaccatGGACAAGTTCAACGTCACCAAACCTGTGGAGTATCTGAAC AATCCCATTGTCACTCAGTTCTTCCCGACTCTGCTGCTCTGGGCCTTTTCTGCTCTGCTGCCGACCATCGTCTATTACTCCGCCTTCTTTGAGGCTCACTGGACCAG GTCAGGAGAAAACAGGACAACGATGCATAAATGTTACACCTTCTTGATCTtcatggtgctgctgctgccgtcgcTGGGACTGAGCAG tctggACGTTTTCTTCCGCTGGCTCTTTGACAGGAAGTTCCTGGCTGATGGGACACTCAGATTTGA GTGCGTCTTCCTACCAGATAACGGAGCTTTCTTTGTCAACTACGTCATCGCGTCAGCGTTCATCGGGAACGCCATGGACCTGCTGCGGATTCCCGGTCTGCTCATGTACATGATCCGTCTGTGCCTGGCTCGCTCAGCCGCAGACCGCCGCAACGTCAAGAGg CACCAGGCCTACGAGTTCCAGTTTGGAGCAGCATACGCTTGGATCATGAACGTGTTCACAGTGGTGATGGCGTACAGCATCACCTGTCCCATCATCGTCCCCTTCG GTCTGATGTACATGCTGCTCAAACACCTGGTGGACAGATACAACATGTACTACGCTTATCTGCCGTCCAAACTGGACAAGAAGATCCACTCCAGCGCTGTCACTCAGGTGGTGGCTGCACCGATCCTCTGCCTCTTCTGGTTGCTGTTCTTCTCCACCGTCCGCACAG GTTTCAAGACGCCGTActcgatgttcactctggtggTTCTGATCGTGACCATCGTGGTCTGTCTGTCCCACGTCTGCTTCGGATACTTCAAGTACCTCAGCGCTCACAACTACAAG ATTGATACAAAGGACAGTGACGTGGACACGGTGGAGAACGGACGTCCGACTCGTCCCTCGTCCTCACCCTCCACCAAGTCTCAG cagcagcagcagatgtacATCGCTCAGGTTCTCCAGGACCCAAACTCCGACGAGCCGGGCAGTGGCGGCGAGGACGACTGCGCGTCGTCTCAGGACGACGAGATGCTGAACGGAGGGACCGGCATCAACGAGGCGGATTTCCAGTCAGGGGAGGACAGTCTGATCGCCAACGAGGTCCACCAGTAG